The Paracoccus sp. MA genome contains a region encoding:
- a CDS encoding GMC oxidoreductase — protein sequence MPAAAMSSNLGGMGAHWTCACPRPGDSECIGFLDPERMDAALTRAEEYLSVTQKGFPETRATRHVVSRLREAFGAGRSPERQPQPMPLACRPDGDRPKWAGVDMVLGPLATPEGRASAGVGLRSGTLCRRLLTEGNRVTGAELVDLASGRIERISAGAVMVAGDALRTPQLLHASGIRPAALGRWLNDQPQVIALIELDLETGTRAEERALMDGRDGVSGVSWLPFHDPEFPFHAQLMQMDTSPIALPPLPDGTTRPVVGLGLFLAKDVQEDDRIVFDEATDALGMPRFRLDYRLTERDRARVELAMDWAERIGAALGRLVPGGAPMLLPAGSSLHYQGTHRIGPADDGSSVCDAEGRVWGYDNLYLGGNGAIPTATACNPTLTAVALALLAADRVIERHL from the coding sequence ATGCCTGCCGCCGCGATGTCGTCGAACCTCGGCGGCATGGGGGCGCATTGGACCTGCGCCTGCCCGCGCCCCGGCGACAGCGAATGCATCGGCTTCCTCGACCCGGAGCGGATGGACGCGGCACTGACGCGGGCCGAGGAATACCTTTCGGTAACGCAAAAGGGTTTCCCCGAGACCCGCGCCACCCGCCACGTCGTCAGCCGGTTGCGCGAAGCCTTCGGCGCCGGCCGCAGCCCCGAGCGCCAGCCGCAGCCGATGCCGCTGGCCTGTCGTCCCGACGGCGACCGGCCGAAATGGGCCGGTGTGGACATGGTGCTTGGTCCCCTCGCCACGCCCGAGGGCCGCGCCAGCGCCGGGGTCGGGCTGCGCAGCGGCACGCTCTGCCGCCGCCTTCTCACCGAGGGCAACCGTGTCACCGGCGCCGAGCTGGTGGATCTGGCCAGCGGCCGGATCGAGAGGATCAGCGCCGGCGCGGTGATGGTCGCGGGCGACGCGCTGCGCACGCCGCAATTGCTGCATGCCTCGGGCATCCGGCCCGCCGCGCTGGGGCGCTGGCTGAACGACCAGCCGCAGGTCATCGCCCTGATCGAGCTGGACCTGGAAACCGGAACCCGCGCCGAGGAGAGGGCCCTGATGGACGGCCGCGACGGGGTTTCCGGCGTCAGCTGGCTGCCGTTCCACGACCCCGAGTTCCCGTTCCACGCGCAACTGATGCAGATGGACACCTCACCCATCGCGCTGCCGCCCCTGCCCGATGGCACGACGCGGCCTGTGGTCGGGTTGGGATTGTTCCTGGCCAAGGACGTGCAGGAGGACGACCGCATCGTCTTTGACGAGGCGACAGACGCCTTGGGAATGCCGCGCTTCCGGCTGGACTATCGCCTGACCGAGCGGGACCGGGCGCGGGTCGAACTGGCGATGGACTGGGCAGAGCGCATCGGCGCCGCATTGGGCCGCCTCGTGCCGGGTGGCGCGCCGATGCTGCTGCCCGCCGGCAGCTCGCTGCATTATCAGGGCACGCATCGCATTGGCCCGGCGGATGACGGCAGCTCGGTCTGCGATGCCGAGGGGCGGGTCTGGGGCTATGACAACCTCTATCTGGGCGGAAACGGCGCCATCCCGACCGCCACCGCCTGCAACCCGACGTTGACCGCCGTGGCCTTGGCGCTCCTGGCGGCGGATCGGGTCATCGAGCGGCACCTGTAA
- a CDS encoding MFS transporter, with protein sequence MSTEHPSTGVKRKAGIPQGLVMALTSFLPILAIISLVPAVPSLIQHFDNVPHARTLIPLMITAPGLMIALTASFAGWFADRLGRRPLLLGATLLYGICGTVPLYVDSLLPIFISRLGVGLSEAVVLTMANTMLLDYFDMRGRRIWLTVQGVIGPALGTMVYALSGYLTGIVWNGAFWIYASAFVLFIAMYIWMYEPTGQERHADEPEIDDTVFPWGRMIGVMVLTFVIAALYYIYTINGGSAFHSLDGASPERIGVMMSLASLAVPVGALVFGYISRLISSEQVLGIVLLLVGLGMIGVGLSTNVVQMGVSAFVQQIGAGMAISAMIFWVSTLFGPQHRGRVMGCWCSAFFAGMFVSPLFFSAVREIGGGDVLLPFRTFGPVSLAIAVALILAGIGKTRRMKAARQAAAPAAAH encoded by the coding sequence TTGTCAACCGAACACCCGTCGACCGGGGTTAAACGCAAGGCCGGCATCCCGCAGGGGCTGGTCATGGCGCTGACCTCGTTTCTGCCGATCCTGGCGATCATCTCGTTGGTGCCGGCGGTGCCGAGCCTGATCCAGCATTTCGACAATGTGCCCCATGCGCGGACATTGATCCCGCTGATGATCACCGCGCCGGGCCTTATGATCGCGCTGACCGCGTCCTTTGCCGGCTGGTTCGCCGACCGGCTGGGCCGCCGGCCGCTGCTCTTGGGCGCGACGCTGCTTTACGGCATCTGCGGCACGGTGCCGCTTTACGTGGACAGCCTGCTGCCGATCTTCATCAGCCGGCTGGGTGTCGGCCTGTCCGAGGCGGTGGTGCTGACCATGGCCAACACCATGCTGCTGGATTATTTCGACATGCGCGGTCGCCGCATCTGGCTGACCGTTCAGGGCGTGATTGGCCCGGCACTTGGCACCATGGTCTATGCATTGTCAGGCTATCTGACCGGCATCGTCTGGAACGGCGCGTTCTGGATCTATGCCTCGGCCTTCGTGCTGTTCATCGCCATGTATATCTGGATGTATGAACCGACCGGGCAGGAGCGCCATGCCGACGAGCCAGAGATCGATGACACCGTCTTCCCCTGGGGCCGGATGATCGGTGTCATGGTCCTGACCTTTGTCATCGCCGCGCTGTATTACATCTACACGATCAACGGCGGCTCGGCCTTCCATTCGCTGGACGGCGCATCGCCCGAGCGCATCGGCGTGATGATGTCGCTCGCCAGCCTTGCGGTGCCTGTCGGTGCGCTGGTCTTCGGCTATATCTCGCGGCTGATTTCTTCCGAGCAGGTTCTGGGCATCGTGCTGCTGCTGGTCGGCCTGGGCATGATCGGCGTCGGCCTCTCGACCAACGTGGTGCAGATGGGCGTCTCGGCCTTCGTGCAGCAGATCGGCGCCGGCATGGCGATCAGCGCGATGATCTTCTGGGTCTCGACGCTGTTCGGGCCGCAGCATCGCGGCCGGGTCATGGGCTGCTGGTGCAGCGCCTTCTTTGCCGGCATGTTCGTCAGCCCGCTGTTCTTCAGCGCCGTGCGCGAAATAGGTGGCGGGGACGTGCTGCTGCCCTTCCGCACCTTCGGCCCGGTGTCGCTGGCGATCGCAGTGGCGCTGATCCTGGCCGGCATCGGCAAGACCCGCCGCATGAAGGCCGCGCGTCAGGCCGCCGCCCCGGCTGCAGCGCACTGA
- a CDS encoding TetR/AcrR family transcriptional regulator: MTRRPPQQARSRRSQAKVLAAARRLLEEEGYEGLTLQKVSRQSGVSIGSIYGRFTGKDELMHAVQAVVMEELGLAHRSLLDPSRWTGVPLRQLVPQLFDGFADLLRQFAPILRQMMLRATQDAEISRVGTEAYQSFITQAMAVLMQCEGEVRREPRDEALRFALFAAFSIYRNHLGFGSDKGEMPDIEWAALKRQTNDMVISYLLG; the protein is encoded by the coding sequence GTGACCAGGCGCCCGCCGCAACAGGCCCGCAGCCGGCGCTCGCAGGCCAAGGTGCTGGCCGCCGCCCGGCGTTTGCTGGAGGAAGAGGGCTATGAAGGGCTGACGCTGCAAAAGGTCTCACGCCAGTCGGGGGTCTCTATCGGTTCGATCTATGGCCGGTTCACCGGCAAGGACGAGCTGATGCACGCCGTGCAGGCGGTGGTAATGGAGGAGTTGGGGCTGGCGCATCGTTCGCTGCTGGACCCCTCGCGCTGGACCGGCGTACCGCTGCGCCAGCTGGTGCCCCAGCTTTTCGATGGCTTCGCCGATCTGTTGCGGCAATTTGCACCGATCCTGCGCCAGATGATGCTGCGCGCCACGCAGGACGCGGAAATCAGCCGTGTCGGCACCGAAGCCTATCAGTCGTTCATCACCCAGGCGATGGCGGTGCTGATGCAATGCGAAGGCGAAGTGCGGCGCGAGCCCCGCGACGAGGCGCTTCGCTTTGCCCTGTTCGCCGCCTTCTCGATCTATCGCAACCACCTCGGCTTCGGATCGGACAAGGGCGAGATGCCGGATATCGAATGGGCGGCGCTGAAACGCCAGACCAACGACATGGTCATCAGCTATCTTCTGGGCTGA
- a CDS encoding mandelate racemase family protein, with amino-acid sequence MIISDVEVRVFLTTTRRHSDSAGHAHPGPAHQIEQAMLTIRTEDGHEGHSFTAPEIVRPHVIEKFVRKVLVGQDARDRERLWQDLAHWQRGSAAQLTDRTLAVVDCALWDLAGRALNQPVYKLIGGYRDKVLAYGSIMCGDEMEGGLATPEDYGRFAETLVKRGYKGIKLHTWMPPVSWAPDVKMDLKACAAVREAVGPDIRLMIDAFHWYPRSDALALGRGLEKLGFDWIEEPMDEQSMSSYKWLADNLDIPVIGPESAAGKHWHRAEWIKAGACDILRTGVNDVGGITPALKTMHLAEAFGMECEVHGNTAMNLHVVAATKNCRWYERGLLHPFLEYDDGFDYLRQLSDPMDGEGYVHVPDRPGLGEDIDFDFIENNRVR; translated from the coding sequence ATGATCATATCCGATGTTGAGGTTCGGGTGTTCCTGACCACCACGCGCCGCCATTCCGATAGCGCGGGTCACGCTCATCCTGGCCCGGCTCATCAGATCGAGCAGGCGATGCTGACCATCCGCACTGAAGACGGCCACGAAGGCCATTCCTTTACCGCGCCGGAAATCGTTCGCCCGCATGTGATCGAGAAGTTCGTCCGAAAGGTTCTTGTCGGACAGGATGCCCGCGACCGGGAGCGGTTGTGGCAGGATCTGGCGCACTGGCAGCGCGGCTCGGCGGCGCAGCTGACCGACCGGACGCTGGCCGTAGTCGATTGCGCGCTGTGGGATCTGGCGGGGCGGGCCCTGAACCAGCCGGTCTACAAGCTGATCGGCGGGTATCGCGACAAGGTGCTGGCCTATGGCAGCATCATGTGCGGCGACGAGATGGAGGGGGGGCTTGCCACACCCGAGGATTACGGCCGTTTCGCCGAAACCCTGGTCAAGCGCGGTTACAAGGGCATCAAGCTGCACACCTGGATGCCCCCGGTCAGCTGGGCACCCGACGTGAAGATGGACCTCAAGGCCTGCGCCGCGGTGCGCGAGGCGGTCGGGCCGGACATCCGCCTGATGATCGACGCCTTCCATTGGTATCCGCGCAGCGACGCGCTGGCGCTGGGCCGCGGTTTGGAAAAGCTGGGCTTCGACTGGATCGAGGAACCTATGGACGAGCAGTCCATGTCGTCATACAAGTGGCTGGCCGACAATCTGGACATTCCGGTGATCGGCCCGGAAAGCGCAGCGGGCAAGCATTGGCACCGCGCGGAATGGATCAAGGCCGGTGCCTGCGACATCCTGCGCACCGGCGTGAACGACGTGGGCGGCATCACCCCGGCGCTCAAGACCATGCACCTGGCCGAGGCCTTTGGCATGGAATGCGAGGTGCACGGCAATACCGCGATGAACCTGCATGTCGTCGCCGCCACCAAGAACTGCCGCTGGTACGAGCGCGGGCTGCTGCATCCCTTCCTGGAATATGACGACGGTTTCGATTATCTCCGGCAGCTCTCGGACCCGATGGACGGCGAGGGCTATGTGCATGTCCCCGACCGCCCCGGCTTGGGCGAGGACATCGACTTCGACTTCATCGAAAACAATCGCGTGCGCTAG
- a CDS encoding SGNH/GDSL hydrolase family protein, which yields MKEILAFGDSLTWGADPATGLRHPAEAQWPRVLEAGLGGRARVIGDGIGGRTTCREDHGGPACRNGARSLPQALAAAMPLDLVILMLGTNDLKAVHGGRAVGAQAGMRRLVEIIETFPYKPRNACPKVLIVAPPHCGMAGELPPAGGREIAESRRLGPLYAALAQQLDCGFFDAAQVVGPSPVDGVHLEADQSAALGRALVAPVRALIE from the coding sequence ATGAAGGAGATCCTGGCCTTCGGTGACAGCCTGACATGGGGCGCGGACCCGGCGACGGGGCTGCGCCACCCGGCGGAGGCCCAATGGCCGCGCGTGCTGGAGGCAGGGCTGGGCGGCCGGGCCCGCGTCATCGGCGACGGCATCGGCGGGCGCACCACCTGCCGGGAGGATCATGGCGGGCCGGCCTGTCGCAACGGCGCCAGATCGCTGCCGCAGGCGCTGGCGGCTGCCATGCCGCTGGACCTGGTTATCCTGATGCTGGGCACCAACGACCTGAAGGCGGTGCATGGCGGCCGGGCGGTCGGTGCCCAGGCCGGCATGCGACGCCTGGTCGAAATCATCGAGACTTTCCCCTACAAGCCCCGCAACGCGTGCCCGAAGGTGCTGATCGTCGCGCCACCGCATTGCGGCATGGCGGGCGAGCTGCCGCCGGCCGGCGGGCGCGAGATCGCGGAATCGCGGCGCCTGGGCCCGCTTTATGCCGCGCTGGCGCAGCAGCTCGATTGTGGCTTCTTCGATGCGGCGCAGGTTGTCGGACCGTCCCCGGTCGATGGCGTTCACCTGGAGGCGGATCAGTCGGCGGCGCTGGGCCGGGCGCTGGTCGCCCCGGTGCGGGCGCTGATCGAATAG
- a CDS encoding ABC transporter substrate-binding protein has product MRHLFASVALAALFCGATPVATLAETPDDQLIVATVMSNILTLDPAAITGRETVQVLNNIYDTLVVLSPDGRDLHPRLAESWEVSPDRMKITFRLRPDAVFASGNPVTAQDVVFSLKRLLTLNLAQSSFLKSRGYTAEAADRLFVAQDDHTFVLNLPEPDDPKLILMVLAQNGPGSILDSKTVLENEQGGDLGAKWLTLNSAGSGPFTLTRWASNEYIILSRNDDYWGEVPAMKRVLMRHLPESQSQRLMLEQGDIDVGYSLLAPDLKALESNDRIKIESTPGAGFYYLAVSMKDPRFADRKVREALRLLIDYDGLDKAVMPYYGKLHQRPITTGALGQLPDPGYKLDVEKAKALLAEAGYPDGFKTTLRVLSEEPFLKAGTAIQNTLAQAGIQAELITGSGDQIYGAMRDRNFELLVGRGGGGQQPHPDSNLRALAFNPDNSDEAKLTNYQGWRTSFFDEKLNGMIEDALLERDLETQKKKYEDIQAYMDQTVMSILPFSETVDTAAFQADVHGLIVNPWLTRFEVVTKER; this is encoded by the coding sequence ATGAGACATCTTTTCGCATCGGTGGCGCTGGCCGCCCTGTTCTGCGGTGCCACGCCCGTGGCGACCCTGGCCGAGACGCCCGACGACCAGCTGATCGTCGCCACCGTCATGAGCAATATCCTGACGCTCGACCCCGCCGCCATCACCGGACGCGAGACGGTGCAGGTGCTCAACAACATCTATGACACGCTGGTCGTGCTGTCGCCCGATGGCAGGGACCTGCATCCGCGCCTGGCCGAAAGCTGGGAGGTCTCGCCCGACCGGATGAAGATCACCTTCAGGCTGCGGCCGGACGCGGTCTTCGCCTCGGGCAACCCGGTCACGGCGCAGGACGTGGTCTTCAGTCTGAAGCGCCTGCTGACGTTGAATCTGGCGCAATCGTCCTTCCTGAAATCGCGCGGCTATACGGCCGAGGCCGCAGACAGGCTGTTCGTGGCCCAGGACGACCATACCTTCGTTCTGAACCTGCCCGAGCCGGACGATCCGAAGCTGATCCTGATGGTCCTGGCGCAGAACGGGCCCGGCTCGATCCTGGACAGCAAGACGGTGCTGGAGAACGAGCAGGGCGGCGATCTGGGCGCGAAATGGCTGACGCTGAACTCGGCCGGCTCCGGGCCGTTCACGCTGACCAGATGGGCCTCGAACGAATATATCATCCTGTCGCGCAACGATGACTACTGGGGCGAGGTGCCGGCGATGAAGCGCGTGCTGATGCGCCACCTGCCGGAATCGCAATCCCAGCGCCTGATGCTGGAACAGGGCGATATCGACGTCGGCTATTCGCTGCTGGCCCCCGACCTGAAGGCGCTGGAGAGCAACGACAGGATCAAGATCGAATCCACACCCGGCGCCGGGTTCTACTATCTGGCGGTCTCGATGAAGGATCCGCGTTTCGCCGACCGCAAGGTGCGTGAGGCGCTGCGCCTGCTGATCGACTATGACGGGTTGGACAAGGCGGTGATGCCCTATTATGGCAAGCTGCACCAGCGGCCGATCACCACCGGTGCGTTGGGCCAATTGCCGGATCCCGGCTACAAGCTGGACGTGGAAAAGGCCAAGGCCCTGCTGGCCGAGGCAGGTTATCCCGACGGTTTCAAGACCACATTGCGGGTGCTGTCCGAGGAACCGTTCCTGAAGGCGGGCACCGCGATTCAGAACACCCTGGCGCAGGCCGGCATCCAGGCCGAGCTGATCACCGGTTCCGGCGACCAGATCTATGGCGCCATGCGCGACCGCAACTTCGAACTGCTGGTTGGTCGGGGCGGCGGCGGCCAGCAGCCGCATCCCGATAGCAACCTGCGGGCGCTCGCCTTCAATCCCGACAATTCCGATGAGGCCAAGCTGACCAATTACCAGGGCTGGCGCACCAGCTTCTTTGACGAAAAGCTCAACGGCATGATCGAGGATGCGCTTCTGGAGCGCGACCTGGAGACGCAGAAGAAGAAATACGAGGATATCCAAGCCTATATGGATCAGACTGTCATGTCGATCCTGCCCTTCTCGGAGACGGTGGATACGGCGGCTTTTCAGGCGGATGTGCATGGGCTGATCGTCAATCCCTGGCTGACCCGCTTCGAGGTGGTGACCAAGGAGCGCTGA